Part of the Mangifera indica cultivar Alphonso chromosome 4, CATAS_Mindica_2.1, whole genome shotgun sequence genome, TGAATATGATATTCTTAGTTAGTGTCCGGCAAGTAGATATTTGTAGGAATAAACTGACCTCACAGGGCTGCATGCCAAGAAGACTGATGACAGCACTAACAGCTTCAGCCAGGCTTTCCCTTGGGCCAAGTCCATATTCATCAACACGCTCAAAATCTGGGCCCATGCCTTCCCACGCATTCCTGAAATTGGAGACAGCCACTTTCATCATGTAATCTGCTGCAACAACCTCAAGGTCCTCCAACTGGTATTCATCTTCCACACCGTCATCCTCTGCCTCACCAGTGCTAGGATCAACCTGGTAACATCACCCaaacatttaataaatgaaaGCTACTAAATTAAGTTGTTTCTTTGATAGTTATTAACCAGCAGTATGAATACTTTCCAACACTGTTTCAAAGTTGCAGgtgattttttcaaaccttTCAGAGCATATAATGGTAACCCTACAGTCATGGTGCTAGTACAATCTGGTATGCAAGACTGAATATGAGATTCCTTAAAAGAATGCAACGGTCAGATACCCATTAGTATTACACAACTAAAACCAATTTTCACTTTGTGACATGCAATCAAACAACCCAGATGAAAAGAATAACACTTACAAAAAACAATGCTCTGATTAACATTAACTCTAAACAAGCTTCTCCAAGGAAAAAAAAGCTGTGAGATCTTCAGAGATAAGGACATATAACTTCACCTCCTTAACAATAAATCTGagcaaattagaaaatttgcCAACTGCTGGGACTCCCTCTGGTTTCTCAAATGCAACAAAAGTTTGCCCAGGTGAATCATAAGGTAAAGATCTTAAAGTTTTTGTTGCTACTTCAGAAAACTCCTCGGCTTCAGAAGCATCTACAATAACAATGACCTGTAGTAGACAAAGAATTATATTGTGAAGACTATCCCAacacaaagaaagaaagcaCTGTTTTCTAAAGATGGGTCCTTACATTTTCCAGTAATTGTTCTGGAATTGTATTAGTGCAGTTGTACTGAAACACGATATGCCTATCAAAGATGTGCTTCACAACATTAACTGCATATTCTGTTTCTGCTTCAGTAAGCTCAACAGGGGCTGAGGACTggtatacatatataaagaaCAACACATTATTACTTAACTGAGatatcaaataaacagtaacATAATGCAataattgaaaaggaaaatctGGCCAGAGAACCTTGAAAAGCTTTCCAAATTCAGAGAACTCGGGAACTGAAGATAGCAGTTTCTCATAAGCATCAACAGTTGATGTCGGGCCACTTGGAGCAGCACCAAGACCAGTTGGCTTTTTACCTGGGGCCTTCTTTTCAGCAAGAGGCTGTGACTTAACTTCCTTGGGCACAGAATTAATGTCAAAAGGTTCTTCCGAAGGCTCCTACACTCATAAGAAACATATGAGAGGCTGACCTTAATGAATCTCAGAAATTGCAAAAGGAAAAGTAACTAAAGAAAACTTAcatagtttttcaaacttgtcTCCAGGTTGTTAAGAGGGATGTCCAATGACCCAAAGAGGAATTCTTTCACATCTTTATCAGTTTCAACAACAGCACCATCACCCCCAAGCGTATTCAAGTAAAGTGTTGCCCTATCGCGAACCTGCAAACATGGAAGAATATAGAGCCCCTTTAAACAATTGATAGGACAGGTAACACTTTTAAATGGCAGTTAAATTCAGAAAGTAGAAAAAGGTAAATCTTTAttggtataaaattttaacataattatcaGAAAATATTAAACGTTAGCAACCAACAATTCACATACATAATTGATGGACAAAGAAAAGAAGGCAGAACTTAAGAACTTGGTTCATGAAACAGAAACGCACCTCATCATCACTGTCATAGAGGCAGCGtctcaataaaacaaaaatacgaGGCTGCAACACAGTGTAACAGACTTAAGTCACTAGAAAACAATGTCTCCTAGATCTCATAGTTGAGAGAGACGATAGGATAAAGAAAGGGGAGAGGGGCAAATAATACCTTTAATGAATCAACCATAGCACCAAACTTAGCTAATGTGCTAACAGCAGCAGCACGAACAGTTGCATTCTCAAGATGAACACGATTATAAATGTATCGAATATATTTGCTCGCATCTGAAGTTTTGGGACCTTCGATTCCCAAAAAATGCAATATCTAACCATATGTGAATGAAATAATAGTTAGATTACaatcaaaagagaaagaaagaactAAAAGAGATGAATACAGAAAAATTGATGGAGGAATATGACACCTGCGTAGAAAGATAAGTAAATTCACAATCCTCAATGAACTCGCAAAGGTGAAGCAGCCCACTTTCTTTTGCTTCAGGAATATCTCTGATGAGGATAACAATCGAATCTACAATTGCCTTTTTGTACTCAAATCCACCTTCCTCCCTAAGAATGTTGCTCAAAAAGTTCatcctaaaataacaaatacaaaCAGAATTTAGTTCAATACATCATCGTCGACACTCACATTTCAGAAACAACTATAGAGAATATATATCCAACAAAAAATAGAAGCAACTACGACAGACTAGATATTTGTTATATAACACAAGCAATGCAATATTGGTCTTACAGAGATCTGTATTTCAGTGGGAACTTTAAGCATAATGATCTTATGGCTTCCACCACAACAATCTTAAACTCATCAGCAATATCAGACATGAAATTAGTTATCTGCTTCATCAGTCGGTCCACACTTGATTCATTTCCGGTTTTCAGAAGAGTGGTAATAGCAAGTGTGGCAATACTTCTATTCTGGTCAGATATTAAACTCTCCATATCAATATTGCAGTTAGTGACAGCCATTGGATGTGTCATTGCCACCTGTAGAAAGATCAAGCTTATGGTCAGCATAAAATGAAAATCCCTTTCTCACCATGAGCAGTAGGAGCCACAACTTCAGAAAAtccaaatgaaaataatgaaatttcttTCAGATATCTTTCTATGTAATTGTTTAACTTTAAAGGAAATTCCAACAATATTTCCGaacttttcaaacaaaataaaaggatCAATCTCGCCTACTACCCTAGATTAACTTTGTTATCCAAAACTCACTAAATCACCATAATTTCTTCACTATTAGTAATTGCATTAGTAAAGCCTGTAGTAATACAAAGGCAAAAGCATTCAACCTTGTTCAAAGTGCGGACAGCAGCAAATCTCAAAACAGGCTTGGAAGAACTCAAGAAGAGCTGAAGAACAGTAATTGCAGGAGTCAATTCCCGGCTTGTCACACCATTGAGCTCAGTAATTGCTCTGGCAGCCTCAAATATCACCATCTCAGCCTTATGGCGCAGGCAACTCtcaagaaaatcataaaatggGCGGTCTCCTGTTTGAGTGTTAGTTGCAGACTCACGAATTACCTGAAGAGTTGTAATAATTTCTTCATAATGTTGACTgcaaaaaattaatagaataaaatagaaataaatgcCAACAGGAGATATATACCTGAGTGGTATAACGTATCAAGAGACATTGTGCCAGAGGAGATCGAACTGTTCCCCTTGTCAAACTAGTAACCAACTTACTGACAGCAAGTCGATCATTCTGCCTTATCTGCAAGTTTGACAATTGACATTCATCAACCAATTAAGTCTTGCATGCAATCTTGACACATAATTTAATGGAAGCAGTATAGTAATAGAAGCTCACAAACACACCCAAAGGAACAATCATATATGCTTTCTCCATAGAAAGATTAAATCATAACATGGATGGCATGCCTAAAATCAttctaaaattaataacaatCCCAAATGCAAAATAAAAAGTGAAACTCAGGCTATTCCACAGTGATCTCATTAAAAACAGTTGCAAACCAAAAAAAGTAATTTGCCATATGGTGCGATCATTGCCTGAGAAACTATAGATTTGCATAAAATGACAATGAATGGATAGGCAGCAGgtataaggtatttgaagtggctGAAAAGATtatacaacaaaatatatattataaataaataataaaaccttgGGCACAATATTAGTTTGGAGGAAAAAAATCATTAGTTTACATAATTAGAGGCCAAAATTTACATCCCCAACCAACCCTGACAGTATTATATGGTCTAGTAAGGACAAGCTCACAATCAAACCTAACAAGTTCTCTAAATGCAAGCATCAATCTTTTAAGGCAACTAGATCAGATAATATGATAGACTGGATTTTAATCCAACAGAAGTTGGGGAAGTGAAAGATACTAATGAAACTAGGAATCCAGCATACCTGATGAAGCAAAGCCAAAGCATGGAACTGTACTAGTGCTGCCCGTGACTGCACAGCTTCCTGAACCTCATTACTCCATCTTTTCACAATCTCCGGATTTGTCTGTAAGAGTATCGACGATTGGATTAGTATGCAAAATAGCataattttcaactaaaatatcaaattgaattttactCATTACTTATAATTTGACAGTACCTGGAGCAAGTGGATTCCACTAACTAAGGCTGCACTAGCAACCACTGGGTTCTTATCAACAATTGCTTGTTTCAAGTACCGCTCAATCTGGGTTAAAAGGGTTCCATCTGTTATCCGGCAAAGCACACGTATAGCATTTGCCCGATACATGTCTGTCTTGCTATTCATGTCCTTCATAAGGGAGCTAGTCACAATAATAACCTTTTTTGGAAGAGCACATCGGTCATCAATATCCATATTGCACAAGCAAAAAGAACCAGATTATTAGatatggaaaagaaaatttaaaaagggcATATAACCTCATCAGCAGATGGTGATAGCTCCTTTATCATCAAATACACCATTCTCCTTAAGCCTATATCTCTTGATTGGAAAAGCTTTGTCACAGCAAAGAAAACTTCTGTGGCTTCAATCTACAAATTTAGAGCAGGCAGATCATTGTGGTATAACACGACGTTTTCATTCATACAACTCATCTAATGCAAAAGCAAACCATACAACAAGGATTCATCATACCATATTATAACATACTAAATAGCCATGGATCTAATCCTTCTTTTTGTAAccaataattcaaataatacaACCCAGGAATTAAAGTTACCTTAGTGAATGTTTCCCCTTGGTTCAGTAAATAGAGAAGTTTTGTGATGACCTGAAAATCATAAATGTGTCAACACAAAATATGGCTATTAAACGAATACACACAAATGCAGATACAAAAATAAGATTGAGTGACTACAAAACCTGCGAGCATCTTCTAGCATCAAGCTGTGGATCATTGAAAACTCTAGCATCTTGCAGAACGGCACCCTTCTCAATCCCCAAAAATGGAGAGTACTCCGCTGTTTAATAACAGCAATTACACATATAAGAACGATTCTATTTCTTGAAAACAGTAAGAATAATTGCACAGCCACCAGATCCAATTCACCAAACATTTTCCTTCAGATGGGTAAAATGAACCGTAATTACAGAAAATTAACAATCCACATTGCAATTTACAACTACAAAACCGTTACCTAATCAGATCAATTTAAACAAAACCAAATCCATTGAAACGACACTGCACATATTCGATACTGGATCCACATAAACGCTTAAAAAGAGCGAAACTACACAGATCTAGAACCTAAAGCTGATCCAACACTTATAGCCTAAAATTTCTAAATCAAACGAAATTGAATTGAAGATATGAAATGAAACGAAATTGAAAAGTTGTCAGGAACCTTCGTCATCACGATCGTCATCTTTCTTCAGGAGAGGCTGAGCCATGGCTTAATCGGATGATTAAATCTTTTGAGATAAGAAGCTCTGTGTCCCTGTTTGAGTTGTGCAACGTAGCAGTGACTTTTAAGTAAGACGAGGCTCGCTCGCGCTGGGTGTAGCCCGTTTGTGTTATGTATGCCTTCTATGCCAGGAAGTTCAAAGGGAGATTCAGAAAGATGATGGGGGTGAGAatagagtgtgtgtgtgtgtagggTGTAGTGTGTGTAGTATTTGCTGTTGAAATGGTCGGACTAATGGGAAGGCGCCACGTTATACATGAAATACTTATTTCGGAGATTGAATGACTTAACTGCCCCTTCGTTTTATCAatgtaatttatgatttttagatttataatatatatatatatatatatatatatattatatatatatatatatatatatattatatatatatatatatatatatatatatatatattggaaattattaaatattggCATTAGGAGTTTTCCTTCATTCTCTTTGATCAACACAAGATTGGTTCTGAATCTGACATTGAGATTCCACAAAAGATTTCTGATAGGCCGAATGGCTATTTTCACCGAAGGTTGGATGaactgataaatttttatttgctaGGCTTAAAAAAcctatgaaaattaatataaattagtctatacaattttttaataaaattttgaaaataaaatataattagtttcaaagtttttttttttcaataattgtaTAAACAGTCATTagaaatcattaaaaattttgatagacGGGTAGGAAATTAGATTTTCCCAACTTAACGGTTTGGAATATGttagtttatcaaattttgggtgggaaatagtcatttgacctttctgatatatattcataaaatagtGGAAGAAATGAGTTGAACTTGCTTGAGTTTAAGTTCGATTTGAACGAGTCTAAAACGAATTCAACTCAAGTGAGTTCAAGcttaaaacttcaaattttttgagattgaactTGAGCTTTAGGATGTTAAGCTcgagaatttaaaaaatttgatacaaaacgatatcatttcgatcaatatgtattaaaacaatattgtttaaattaaaagcTTAATTCGAATCcgagctcaaatttgatttggcTTGAATCTAGCCTTATTAATATGAGTTCAAACTcgatttggtttaaattcagCACTGAACCATAATCAAATTGGTAGATGGAACTATGACTATACAGGAGAATTAAATTGTACTGTTAGAATACTTAGTTGAATAGGATTATGGAAAAAGAAGTTTGTTGATAAATACAACTAATAGTTACATGATTAATTCAGTCAATAGATAATTATTTCCATTGAGGGACACGTTTGAAATCAGATGCGTTCATGCAATATTCAAATCTGCAAGCATCCCGCAGGTTGCAGCCTTTGACTCCAGCGAGCAACATGCAAGAGCAGCTAGCATGCTTTATGTAATAATACAAATTCAGGGAAAAGACAGCCGAAATGATTAGTTAATCTGTCTGTCTGCAAATCAATGTTTCTTGCAAAACGCAACACACCCTATTGACAAACGCTATCTAGGTCTAACAATATACAAAAAGGAGCACAGAAAAAGCACGAACAAAAATCCCAGTTTCTGAAATACTGGTTATAATTCACAAGTAAACTTTGTGCATGTACGACTTCACCAAACTTCTACTCTTTCATTTTTGAAACGGCTTTACTGGAGG contains:
- the LOC123212842 gene encoding coatomer subunit gamma-2 is translated as MAQPLLKKDDDRDDEAEYSPFLGIEKGAVLQDARVFNDPQLDARRCSQVITKLLYLLNQGETFTKIEATEVFFAVTKLFQSRDIGLRRMVYLMIKELSPSADEVIIVTSSLMKDMNSKTDMYRANAIRVLCRITDGTLLTQIERYLKQAIVDKNPVVASAALVSGIHLLQTNPEIVKRWSNEVQEAVQSRAALVQFHALALLHQIRQNDRLAVSKLVTSLTRGTVRSPLAQCLLIRYTTQVIRESATNTQTGDRPFYDFLESCLRHKAEMVIFEAARAITELNGVTSRELTPAITVLQLFLSSSKPVLRFAAVRTLNKVAMTHPMAVTNCNIDMESLISDQNRSIATLAITTLLKTGNESSVDRLMKQITNFMSDIADEFKIVVVEAIRSLCLKFPLKYRSLMNFLSNILREEGGFEYKKAIVDSIVILIRDIPEAKESGLLHLCEFIEDCEFTYLSTQILHFLGIEGPKTSDASKYIRYIYNRVHLENATVRAAAVSTLAKFGAMVDSLKPRIFVLLRRCLYDSDDEVRDRATLYLNTLGGDGAVVETDKDVKEFLFGSLDIPLNNLETSLKNYEPSEEPFDINSVPKEVKSQPLAEKKAPGKKPTGLGAAPSGPTSTVDAYEKLLSSVPEFSEFGKLFKSSAPVELTEAETEYAVNVVKHIFDRHIVFQYNCTNTIPEQLLENVIVIVDASEAEEFSEVATKTLRSLPYDSPGQTFVAFEKPEGVPAVGKFSNLLRFIVKEVDPSTGEAEDDGVEDEYQLEDLEVVAADYMMKVAVSNFRNAWEGMGPDFERVDEYGLGPRESLAEAVSAVISLLGMQPCEGTEVVPNNSRSHTCLLSGVFIGNVKVLVRLQFGVDGPKDIAMKLSVRSEDETVSDVIHEIVASG